The Candidatus Nitrospira nitrificans sequence GTCGATTGCCGAAAAAATCCTTCGGTGTCACACGATCGTGCGTGACGTTGCAACGTCCTCCGCCTGAGACCAGAATCTTAGCCCCCAATGACCGAGCCCCGTCAAGCAGGCAAATCTTTGCGTTTTGGCTGTGTTCTCCGGCTGCGATTGCAGCGGCAAGGCCGGCCGCCCCGCCACCGATAATTGCCACGTCCGTCGTGGATGTTTTCTGAGCGGATAGCGTTGCTGGCTTCATGGGCCGTTTTTCAAACACTCTTGGCCCAGGACTTCGCAGCCAATCGTGATTTCCTCACCGAGGTTGAACGGTCATCTGGTGGGCACGAGACATCCTGCGCTGAAAATCACATGACGATCGAACACGACATTAGAGACTTTTAACTGGCCGTTAACACGGGGTTAATCTTGTGATGCTATTTAGTTTGTCGTCATTCATATCAGCAGGAGGGGGATGCATGACTTGTCTGAAATGCAAAGGTCTGATGATCCACGAGCGTCAACCGGCGGTCTCGTCCAGTGCCGTGATTCTGCGCTGTCTTAATTGTGGGCTGATCATTGATCCCTTGATCGAGCAGAATCGTAGCAACCATATGCGCGCCAAGGCAGCCTAGGAGAGGAGTCCCATTCTGGTCGATCACAAGACCCTGGAATCGATCAGCTTGGTTGGAGTGGATGTCGCGCGCACGGTCAGATCGAAAACTCAGCCCACAAAAAGGTATGGTCTGAAGGTTCTTTCGCTCGCCGAGGCTCGACGTCCACATCCGCCTTCACGCATTTGTCCGCGAGCGGCGCGGTGGCCATCATATGATCGATGCGCCACCCTTTGTTGGCCGCAAGTGAGCTCGGCGCGCGGTAGTCCCAGAATGTATATTGTTGACGTGTCGGATAGAGCTTTACGAAAACATCTTGAAATCCCCATGCGACCGTCTGCTCGTATGCTTTCCGCGCGGCTTCGTGGTAGCAGACATGGTTCAGATGCTTCTCCGGACTGTGAACATCCATGGGGCGAGGGGCTACGTTCATGTCTCCGCACCAAATCGCCGGGGTTTGCGGTGAAAGGTGTGCGTCGAAATAGTTCCGGAGTCGTGCATACCAGGCGAGCTTGTAGGCATACTTCGGCGAGTCGATTTCGAACCCCTGCGGCACGTAGGTATTCACGATGGGAATCCCATCGATGACCACTCTCAGCAAACGAAAGTCCTCCGGGTCTCCTCCATCGTCGAATCCGTAGAACACCGCTTCCGGCTTCTTTCGACTGAGGATCGCCACCCCGTTATAGGACTTCATTCCACGAAAGGTCGTCTCATACCCACTGGGTGCCAGCGCGAGCAAGGGAAACTCGCTATCCTGGACCTTCGTCTCTTGGAGACACAGAACGTCCGGCTGATGCCGATCAAGCCACTCAAGCACGATCGGCAAACGTTTGCGCAATGAATTGACGTTGAAGGTCGCGATTTTCATTCCCAATGCGCTCCCAAGTGAGTCGGCGCATCCTAACAAAAGCCGTTTACGGCAACAAGCGGCAGGATAGGTTGGTCATGAGCGTCATCCCATCGTCATCTTGAGGCCCGGCACCTTCAGCGCATGGACGGCTTCGCGGATCACATCGATGACCTGAGGTCGCGTGAACCCCCGTCGCCAGGCGAGACCGATTCGCCGACCAGGGACCGGATCTGCCAGTTTGATCGTGATCAGGCGTTTGCTTTGGTGCTTCGGCGTGAGGGCGCTGCAGGGCATCACGGTGATGCCGAATCCCGAGACGACCATCTGGCGGATGGTTTCCAACGAGTTTCCCTGCCAGCCTTCCGTATCCGAGCGACTAAGCTCCGGACAGGCATCGAGGACCTGTTGTCGGAAGCAATGTCCTGCATGAGGCAGGAGGACCTTCTCCGCGCCTAATTGACGGGAGTCGAGAACCTTCTTTTTCTGCCACGGGTGTCCGGCGGGGACCACGGCCTGAAACGGTTCATCGTACAAGGCGGTGGTGAGTATTCCTGGTTCCTCGAAGGGGAGGGCGATCATGACGACATCGAGCTTTCCACTCTTCAGCATGCCGACCAGGTTCTGTGTGAGGTTTTCTTCCAGTTCCAGGGGCATTTTTGGCGCCCGCGTATTCAGGAGCGGGACCAAATCCGGAAGGATATACGGTCCCACGGTCGCGATGACGCCGAGCCGCAGCCGCCCGTTCAGTTGATCCTTGCCTTGGGCGGCAAGGATTTTGATGTGCTCCGCCTCTTCCAGCAC is a genomic window containing:
- the xth gene encoding exodeoxyribonuclease III, producing the protein MKIATFNVNSLRKRLPIVLEWLDRHQPDVLCLQETKVQDSEFPLLALAPSGYETTFRGMKSYNGVAILSRKKPEAVFYGFDDGGDPEDFRLLRVVIDGIPIVNTYVPQGFEIDSPKYAYKLAWYARLRNYFDAHLSPQTPAIWCGDMNVAPRPMDVHSPEKHLNHVCYHEAARKAYEQTVAWGFQDVFVKLYPTRQQYTFWDYRAPSSLAANKGWRIDHMMATAPLADKCVKADVDVEPRRAKEPSDHTFLWAEFSI
- a CDS encoding hydrogen peroxide-inducible genes activator: MTLTELQYVVAVAQERHFGRAAERVFVTQPALSLAIKKLEDELGTTIFERRRSRIELTPLGEQIVHQAQRVLEEAEHIKILAAQGKDQLNGRLRLGVIATVGPYILPDLVPLLNTRAPKMPLELEENLTQNLVGMLKSGKLDVVMIALPFEEPGILTTALYDEPFQAVVPAGHPWQKKKVLDSRQLGAEKVLLPHAGHCFRQQVLDACPELSRSDTEGWQGNSLETIRQMVVSGFGITVMPCSALTPKHQSKRLITIKLADPVPGRRIGLAWRRGFTRPQVIDVIREAVHALKVPGLKMTMG